Below is a genomic region from Belonocnema kinseyi isolate 2016_QV_RU_SX_M_011 chromosome 4, B_treatae_v1, whole genome shotgun sequence.
caaattatttttttgttttgtttaatttcaactattttggtttcaattttagtattttaatgaatattaacagttttgtttaaaattcataattttgggtttgagattaaattgttttatagaaaattctttttttcttataaaactatttggttaaaaatgaacttttttgttgaaaactcatgttttttttttgaaaattcaactgttttgtggagaattcaaccatttatttgagaattacctttttggttgaatattcatattttggactaaaaatgaaagttttgtgtaaaaaaattgtctttttagcttaaaaaatcttaacatttttggaaaaaatgaactatttgcttgaaaattaactacttctttgaaaatatttttttcgaaaatttactaTTGTgttggaaaataactttttttgtgaaaaatcatattttcgggttgaaaatttaattgtttttctagaaaaatcgtttgttttttttttcttaaaattcaatttattttgaagattctggtattttgtttataattgaaatttttgtttaaaattcatatttttgtgttatacgttcaacttttttccagaaaattcttctttttggcttaaaatgtaacaatttggtaaataattcaagtggtcggttgaaaaatatttgtttgtaggtttaatttttttgtagaaagtttttgtttctgggtcgaaaatttgattgtttgcttgaaaattaatattctttttttaatttatatttttggctagagattcaactatttagtagaaaatttgtcgtttgggcttaaaaacttaacaattgtGCAGCCAATTCTACTATTCGGTtgaagaaaaccttttttttaaattaaatttttatgtagagAATTCGGCTTTATGGcttgaaaatccaaccatttttagagaaaattctacaatatgcttgaaaactaactttttggcgaaaatttatattttcgggttgaaaacttaattctttcgtagaaaaatagtttttttttgtgtgttaaaatttcaactattttgaagattctggtattttgttttaaattgacatttttgtttaaaattcatgtttttgtgttggaaatctaatgattttgcagaaaatcttcatttttggcttaaaagggtaacaatttaacttaatttaacttaaatttaattctcttgcaatttttttctagtattgaatttcaattgtaaatgtttcattccaaataaaattaaataaataaataaacaaattagaaaaatctttttttgtgtgttgaaaatttaactatttcttaaaaattaactttttggttgcatagtcatctttttggattgaaaattgacgttttgtgtaaaaaaatattgtttttgggttaaaaaatgtaccatttaggaaaaaaattaactattttcttgaaaaataacttttttggtgaaaatttatattttcgaatagaaaatttatttgtttttgtagaaaaatctttttttttatgttaaaacttcaaatattttgaacattctggtattttgcttaaatttgacatttttgtttaaaattcatatttttgtgttggaaattcaattttttttgtgcagaaaatcttcatttttggcttttttttggctcattttcatcttcatttcattttaaatttagtatttttgtagaaaaatcctttttttgtaccaaattcaactgtttggttgaaaattaagttttttgtttattaattaactaCTATCataagaaatgatttaaatttaaatgttctacaatttttttctagttttgaatatcaattttaaatatttcaatttaattaaaattaaataaataaacaaatttaagaaatctttttttttgtgttgaaaattaaactatttcttaaaaatcaacttttaagttgaatattcatattttttgattgaaaatttaaagttttgtataaaaaaattggtatttttggcttaaaaaatctagccttttggaaaaaattaactgttttcttgaaaaataacttttttggtgaaaatttatattttcgggttgaaaatttaattgtgccgtagaaaagtagttttttttgtgttcaaatttcaactatttcgaagATTCTGGTATTTTGCTTAAAACTGACATTTCTGtttaaaagtcatgtttttgtgttggaaattaattttcttttcagaaaaccttcagtttttgcttaaaaatgtaaaaatttggtaaataaatatactattcgggttaaaaaatataaatttttttaaatttagttcttttgtagaaaattcctttttttgtagaaaattcaactctttggttgaaaattaagttttttgtttattaattaactaCTATCataagaaatgatttaaatttaaatgttctacaattttttctggttttgaatatcaattttaaatatttctttttaattaaaattaaataaataaacaaatttaaaaaatcttttttttttgtgttgaaaattaaactatttcttaaaaatcaacttttaagttaaatattcatatttttggattgaaaatttaaagttttgtataaaaaaattggtatttttggcttaaaaaatctagccttttggaaaaaattaactgttttcttgaaaaataacttttttggtgaaaatttatattttcgggttgaaaatttaattgtgccgtagaaaagtagtttttttgtgttcaaatttcaactattttgaagattctggtattttgtttaaaattaacattttcgtttaaaattcaggtttttgtgttggtaattcaatttttttccccgaaaacttcatttttggcttaaaaatgtaagaatttggtaaaaaatttaaaaaaaatgaaagttcacacaaaatctgtaaaattctaGTGGATTTAATAAGACAAAAATTCCAAGACCGAATTGTTaaattgaatgttattttattgtaattaaatagtaataaaaatataaaagaaggaagggaatgttgactgccttctcatttttctttcctctgttttatttttgtccgaaaattatttcaaaatttcttttcagatGAAAGTaggagttttttttgtttttttgtttgtttgtttgttatggTCCAAATTTGATAGTTGGATTCCTCGTTTTTTAAAACAGAAGTTCGAAAATTGTTAAAggttcaaacttttaattatattcacAGACAGAACAAATTCAATTGAGACATGAAATAGAAACGCTTCGCACTGAAAGTAAAAACGCAGGCGACCTCGCACGAGATTGTTTCGCCCGGTGTCTTTCTGAAAACTCTGATGTTAATTTACCCGACAAGGAAATGCTCGAGAATCTCGAAAAACGAGTAGCAATTCTCCAAATGGAGAAAGATTCCATGTTCCAACTGTGGCAAATGTCACTGAAAGCAATCGACGTTTTGGAAGAGGAACTCAAATCATTCCAAAAAGACGGGAAAGCTTCCAGAATTCACGAAGATCAAGTGAATCACGTCAAGCAATCATACTCAGATGCTATTAACGCCCTCGAAGGGAAACTTATTCAAGCCAAGGAGCATTTTCTCAAACATCAAGCGCTTTGGGAATCGAGCAAAGAAAAACTGGAAGaactaaaaaaagagaaggaagatcTCAAGCAGCAACTTTCTCTCCATCAAAAAGAATCTCTCGAAAAAGATAGAATTAGTCAAAACACCATAGATTCTCTGAAGGAAGAATTGAGAAAAGCAAAACTTGATTCTGAAAGATTGCACCAAAGAAAATCGGAATTGGAAGAGAAATTAAGCGGAGCGCAAAAATTCGCAGCTGGTCTTCTCGTCAAAGATACTGAGGCAAAAAGCAAAGTATCAGAAGCAATTGAATTGGTCGAATCAGCTGTGAGAGAAAAGGAATTATCGCTTTTAAGAGAAGCTCAACTTTCCGAAGAGATGAAAAAATTAGAGGCCCGTTTGTCCAGCATATCAGACGAATACACTGCTTGTCTCGACAAGGAAGTTGCCAAAATAAAAGAAGGTTTCGAGCGCAACATCAAGAGATATTCTCTGGAGTTGAAGGAACTGAAACTCGAACTGAGGCAGAAGGAAACGCTCCTGGATCGAGCACAGAGAGAATGCAGGCTCGTGGAAGAGGAATTGAACCGCGTTCGTCACAGTTCCGACGATTATTTGCATCAagctaattcaaaaattgtggaCTTGGAGCAGAAGCTCAAGGATTCAGAGTACAAGTTCCAAAATTGTGAGGAAATTTGTCAGAAGAAGTATCATGAGAAAAATAGAACCCTGGAGCACCGGATTTTTGAACTCGAGCAGAGTTTGTCTATTTCAAATGACAGGTTCCAGCGACTGCAATTGAATAGTTCGAGGGATGTTGAGGATCGAGTGAAGGAGTCAGATGAGCGAACGAAAGAAGCTCTGAGTAGATATTcgaatttggaaagaaaattagCGAGAGTTCTTGATGagaaagaaaatttatcattggAATTGCGTTCCTTGCAATCTACTTTTGATCGAGAATTGCAAAAGAGGGAACAAGAGAGGAAAGTCGTGGAGAGTAAAGTTAGGGATTTGCAAGAGGATTTACGAAAGGCTGTCAATTTAAAAACTGGGATTGGTGTTAGGAATTTGGAGAGTCTTGATAAAGGGATTAATCCTGATTTGCATCTGAGAGTTCTGCAAGAAAGATTTGATGAGAAAACGAAAGAATTGACTCATCTGGtagaaattcatcaaaaattaagTACAAAGTAAGATATTTTCTTTATGGTTGTTTCTGTTTTTGTAGTTGTTGGATTTTACACtctttttttcgctttttaaagaattctttttcttttcggggatgatattttttctgaagaataCATCtagaaagtagaaaattcaactattatattaaaaattcttttgattttttaaattgaaaattcgttttttttctgggtaaaacaatttttaaatcagaaaattgaattattccattttcaaggtggccgttttaatcgacgaaataaattcccggttgtTTCCCGGTcgtcaaacatttttcacggtcaatgaaatttaaaaaatggaactctgaagctaaaaaattgtccactggaggtaataaaaactgagctgcaaatgaaagcactcaaagtggaactgtttaagtttaaacttttaaaattgaaatttaaaaactttaatttaaaaattttgtatgtaatgctcaataatttaggcgtataaaattaaaggtactaatatttatcaatataaaagaatataaattcacgttatcattttcaatgctctaatttaaaaaatcaatcaatgaactttaaaatgttcaaaattatataattttaaggaattttaagctagaaacataaaatattgaaaaattgaaaaaaatgttaactgaacacttcttaaattataaattcaattattttctttttaaatagtttaaacatcctttgCTAAGCttcaacatttaatttcaaaatcttgggaaatctagaagttgttttaaatttgttataaatttaaaattagtttggaaattttttcagaacttctaaatatctgtcaaaattaattaaattttttctacaattttcagaaattttaagagatatttggaagttttgaaaagattcaaacttattttaaaacttgaaataatagcctaatataaaacaaaacgtagattttcgtagattttaaacaaaaaattagaatcttttcaagaattgtgaaagacttcaaaagaataaaaaaattttcttaaaatccctaggaaaattaaaaataatttttcattttgaaaaattattttaagagaatacttaaaaagttttcaaagatttaaacaacattttcgaaaaaggctcttaaagattttaagaaaactttctaaactttgcattataattttttatctttttaaaactcctcaatatctcttaaaatttctcaaattttttctacaaatgttcatttgtaaattatacatcaaaattttaaaaaatcacttacaaattaagcatttttcaaatacaacacttaaaattgtaacgtacaaagtttaaaggctcttcgaaattttaacgatttcaggttttctatttcaaacaattcagtaaaagattctttacttctaaatatttggttttaatttacttgtcttaaataaaaattcaaatattgctaaatagtcaataattaatcttttttttttaattaaaaattttaaattgaataggttaaaaattttttaattaaatatatattatcagACTTTCAAATTGACACCGTTTaactttaacgttaaaatctgaaaattcttaaattttgaactgatttaaaatcgttttgtcaaatcgtttggttcaatttttattacttaaagtgcagataaattaaaaaaatattgatttttttattaaataaaaatatttgtatccaaaattttcaacatcaaaggcttttattttttatttgtttgagtctttaagaaagcattaaaaaatactttgaattaaaaatgtaagctaaaaaataaaaatttttaatgcaacatttttgaagtaaaaaaattttgaattacgcattgtaagctaaattatagcataattgaaaaacatattttccggggttttcccggtcatttcccggtttcccggtctagCGGCCACCCAGCATTTTAGATGCAAATTCatcatctttagttaaaaattcaactactaaattgaaaattcatacaaaaaaatgttacgattccacttttggctgaaaatttgtaatttttagttaaaaattcaattattatattttccgtAACAAATTGATCGTCCTCAATCGAAAGATCATTTtacttgttgaagatttaactcttttgtggaaaatcctaattttttcggtaaaacatttaattttcttaaaagaaaattaatcttcttgattgaaaattcaactagttggttgaaagttgaactacttcattaaaaattaattttattagttttaagtacatctatttgcttaaaagttatttttttaaacaaaaagtttaactatttaatgttttattcaaaatttatatttctaatttgaaaattcaactaattagttaagaagttatcttttctagttgaaagttcatctatttcattgaaaattcatgtattttgttgataatttgtattgttttgtagaaaattaaacttactggtcgaaaatttaactgattagttGAAATTTGGGCTactgtgtgaaaaattaattttattagttgaaaattcatctttttggttgaaaattaattttcttaactaaaaagttaaatatatttaatttaaaaattcgaatatttagttgaaaatgtatcttttttagtgtaaaatttaactatttggttaataatacaTCTTTGTATGTTGACCATTGAACTATTtagtcataaatttaattttcttgttaaaaattcggcccTTTTGCTTAACAGATCAACTTCTtagtagaacatttatttttttggtagaaaaatacactacttttttgaaaattcattaaaaatttgaatatattaaatctgaaaatttaaccatttagttaaaaatgtatcttttttcagctgaaaattcaactgtttgatgaaaaattaatctcttgtggttgagaattcaactagtttgttgaagcatcgtctttttttatgaattcaaccgatttgttaaaaactcgtctttttttatagaaaattcgttcctttaaattgcaaattcatcttttttggttaaaagctcaactgctgtgtttaaaaatttttctttttctgataaaaagttcttggttgcaaattgatctttcttggttaaaaatctgtcttgttttcaaattcgtctttattttatagaaaattcatcttcatctcttgcattaaattttaactacttggttttaaatgcaactgtttggcctaaaatcatttttttttaatttaaaaatttaactatttagctgaaaaatttgattaaaaatggccttttttatattttaaaaatcgtgttttttgattaaaaattaaaaaattggtcaaaaattcgtttctggatataaaattcgtcgttttggattgaaaattcaactgcttggatgaaaatcctcttttttggtaaaaaattcatcttacttgaatataaattcaattgtcttgcttgaaaaatctttctttttcgaTGAACATTGGTTGGAACTTTggattaatcttttggttgaaagttcaactgtcttgtttaaaattttgtctttttttgttgaattcatctgatttattgaaaattcg
It encodes:
- the LOC117171994 gene encoding autophagy-related protein 23-like, whose protein sequence is MLKDKIMESEIDVRKIRIEDQNPIIQEYAEIVDTLKEELTICKTEQIQLRHEIETLRTESKNAGDLARDCFARCLSENSDVNLPDKEMLENLEKRVAILQMEKDSMFQLWQMSLKAIDVLEEELKSFQKDGKASRIHEDQVNHVKQSYSDAINALEGKLIQAKEHFLKHQALWESSKEKLEELKKEKEDLKQQLSLHQKESLEKDRISQNTIDSLKEELRKAKLDSERLHQRKSELEEKLSGAQKFAAGLLVKDTEAKSKVSEAIELVESAVREKELSLLREAQLSEEMKKLEARLSSISDEYTACLDKEVAKIKEGFERNIKRYSLELKELKLELRQKETLLDRAQRECRLVEEELNRVRHSSDDYLHQANSKIVDLEQKLKDSEYKFQNCEEICQKKYHEKNRTLEHRIFELEQSLSISNDRFQRLQLNSSRDVEDRVKESDERTKEALSRYSNLERKLARVLDEKENLSLELRSLQSTFDRELQKREQERKVVESKVRDLQEDLRKAVNLKTGIGVRNLESLDKGINPDLHLRVLQERFDEKTKELTHLVEIHQKLSTKWKEEAKLLTTKFQTRSKELRSKINALKKENDELNRELLSCRQQLARCRVQAIHRLDQGDGSR